Proteins encoded within one genomic window of Humulus lupulus chromosome 1, drHumLupu1.1, whole genome shotgun sequence:
- the LOC133803748 gene encoding probable ATP synthase 24 kDa subunit, mitochondrial — MAFSLRALSKSRQLFASRAILQQEHAVPVRFFAKEAGRSTVLKGDEMLKNIFLEVKKKFDTAMDVLRAEKITIDPEDPAAVAHYAKVMKTVREKADLFSESQRIQYTIQTKTQDIPDARTYLLTLKEIRIKRGLTDELGAEAMMMDALEKVEKDLKKPLLRNDKKGMAVLLAEFDKINKKLGIRKEDLPKYEEQLELKIAKAQLEELHKECHEAMDTQKKREEFKDEEMVDPKSLDIRNFI; from the exons ATGGCCTTCTCACTCCGCGCTTTATCCAAATCCAGGCAG TTGTTTGCCAGTCGAGCCATTCTACAACAGGAGCATGCAGTTCCAGTCCGCTTCTTTGCCAAAGAAGCTGGCCGCTCTACTGTTCTTAAGGGAGATG AGATGTTGAAGAACATTTTTCTGGAGGTCAAGAAGAAATTTGATACAGCCATGGATGTGCTTCGGGCAGAGAAGATCACGATTGATCCTGAGGATCCAGCTGCAGTAGCTCATTATGCTAAGGTCATGAAAACAGTGCGGGAGAA GGCAGATTTATTCTCAGAATCTCAGCGCATCCAATATACTATTCAGACAAAGACACAAGATATCCCAGATGCCAGAACATATCTGCTGACATTGAAGGAAATAAGAATAAA GCGAGGTCTCACTGATGAACTTGGTGCTGAGGCTATGATGATGGATGCTTTGGAAAAAGTCGAGAAAGATCTGAAAAAGCCTCTATTGAGGAATGACAAGAAAGGAATGGCTGTTCTCTTGGCAGAGTTTGATAAAATCAACAAGAA ACTTGGAATTCGGAAGGAAGATCTTCCAAAATATGAAGAGCAGTTAGAACTCAAAATTGCAAAAGCACAATTAGAGGAGCTGCACAAGGAATGTCACGAGGCAATGGATACTCAAAAGAAGCG GGAGGAATTCAAGGATGAGGAGATGGTTGATCCTAAGTCTTTGGACATCAGAAACTTTATCTAA